GGGTCGGTACGCGGGCCATAACGCCGACCTTGATTCGGTCAGCCGTTCCAACTTCGTCGCCAACTACTACCTGACAGGCCCCGATAGCCAAGGGCAGCTCGCCTACCGCGATTCGTGCGTGGCGTGCAAGTCCTACTTCGAGGGCAATCGCGTCAACGGACTGCTTCCCGTCGACCCATGGCAGTGGGTCCAGCTGAGCGGCTTTTCCACGCAACAGGCGCTGAGCTACCGCAGCGGGCAGCCCTTCGCGACGCCACCGGTCACGACGCAAGGCTCCTCCGATGCCTACGCCTCGGTCCTGCGCTTCGCGGGAGCCAACCATCCGAGGCGTGACCCCAGCGACGAGCGCGTGGTGAACACGGTGGGTCAGGCAACGGGACGGATCATCAACAGCACGAGCGCGGTGGGCGGCTGGCCCAGGCTCTCGTCCGAGCTGCCGCCCGAGGACACCGACCGTGACGGTATGCCGGACATGTGGGAGTTCGTTCAGGGCTTGAACCCCAACGATCCCAGCGACGGCGCCCTCGACCGTAATGTCGATGGCTACACCAACCTCGAGGACTACCTGAATGAGCTGGTAGCCCCGCCGGGATCGACGCCGCCGGGTCTGGCTCCGCCTCCACCTCCAAGCTCGCCGGCTCCGGGGTCCTCACCGCCACCACCGCCAGGCATTCCAGACGCGGGAGCTCCGGCGCAGGGTCCCCCATCCGGGCCGGCCGTGGGACAGCTTCCGCTGCTGCCACCAGGTGCCGGCGGTCTCGGGGTTCCGGTCGTGCCCGTGCCGGTCGCTGGTTTTGCCCCTCCACCACCCGGGGCCACCCGTCGTGGCCCGGATGGCGCCTGCAGCTGTGGGATCCTGGGAGCCGGCCGCGGTTCCGGATGGCCGTTGTGCTTGGCCGCGCTGCTGGCGCTGATTCGCCGCCGGCGACGCCCTCCGGTTCGGGCGCTCCCAGGCCATCCAGAAAGGTGAAATCCAACCGGGCATCAAGCATACCGGCGAGCGGTCGATACCCATGGTAGTGGCTGCTGCAGCGTCCGCACACTTGCCCCCAT
This DNA window, taken from Pseudomonadota bacterium, encodes the following:
- a CDS encoding pectate lyase, whose translation is MLAALVQAHPQHAQAQQHAKGQQLAFPGAEGAARFARGGRAGRVFEVTSLADSGPGSLREALEAAEPRTVVFRVAGTIELQSELVIGSAFVTVAGQTAPGDGIALKGHGLTVAADEVILRYLRVRPGADTGGGSNAISLHGGDHIVVDHCSASWAARETLEVKTSGSRVTVQWCILSESLACASAGGECRGHGSLVLAGLGSEVSFHHNLYAHHRTRSPRLGNSEPQHQDPQGLLFDFRNNVVYNWAGRYAGHNADLDSVSRSNFVANYYLTGPDSQGQLAYRDSCVACKSYFEGNRVNGLLPVDPWQWVQLSGFSTQQALSYRSGQPFATPPVTTQGSSDAYASVLRFAGANHPRRDPSDERVVNTVGQATGRIINSTSAVGGWPRLSSELPPEDTDRDGMPDMWEFVQGLNPNDPSDGALDRNVDGYTNLEDYLNELVAPPGSTPPGLAPPPPPSSPAPGSSPPPPPGIPDAGAPAQGPPSGPAVGQLPLLPPGAGGLGVPVVPVPVAGFAPPPPGATRRGPDGACSCGILGAGRGSGWPLCLAALLALIRRRRRPPVRALPGHPER